Proteins co-encoded in one Capsicum annuum cultivar UCD-10X-F1 chromosome 9, UCD10Xv1.1, whole genome shotgun sequence genomic window:
- the LOC107842199 gene encoding dirigent protein 22, with translation MEKPMLMAFLFLSIAIMPSIHGLDLSPKGVEEWFKALPSEKMTKLHFYFHDTVTAKNPSAIQIAQANITFQSPTGFGLLRMMDNPLTVKPEPNSEIIGRAQGIYGSASFEDIGLLMTLNLVFTTGNYNGSTLCILGHNQILHEYREMPIVGGSGIFRLARGIATAKTYQADNITQNAIVEYHVVVLHY, from the coding sequence ATGGAGAAACCTATGTTGAtggcttttttatttttgtcaataGCAATTATGCCTTCAATTCATGGGCTTGATCTAAGTCCGAAGGGAGTGGAGGAATGGTTCAAGGCGCTTCCTAGTGAAAAAATGACCAAACTTCACTTTTACTTTCATGATACTGTGACTGCAAAGAATCCATCAGCAATTCAAATAGCCCAGGCCAATATTACATTTCAATCACCAACAGGGTTTGGCTTACTGAGGATGATGGACAATCCCTTGACGGTTAAACCCGAGCCCAACTCCGAAATAATAGGTCGAGCCCAAGGGATTTATGGCTCGGCCTCATTCGAAGATATAGGTCTTCTTATGACTCTCAATCTTGTGTTCACAACGGGTAACTACAATGGTAGCACACTTTGTATTCTTGGGCACAACCAAATACTTCACGAGTATCGAGAAATGCCGATCGTTGGTGGTTCTGGTATTTTTCGGCTAGCACGAGGCATTGCCACCGCAAAAACCTACCAGGCTGATAACATCACACAAAATGCAATAGTAGAATACCATGTTGTAGTTCTGCATTATTGA